The window CGGACCGAAGTTGAGGGACTGTGCGCCCAGCTGGCGGCCACGTCGATTGGACAAGCCGCCATCTCAGATTTGCGCTCCATTAATGCCCAGATGCGTGAGCGCATCGCGGGCGGTGACACCAGGGCCCTGTCCGATTTTAATCGACGTTTTCATGTTTCCATTGCCAAGGCCACCAGCTTCGAATCCCTCGCGGATGCAAGCGAAGATCTGCTCAGCAAGGTGCATCGGTACCGCTCGGTGGCCACCCGCTCCGCCGAGCACTGGAGGGCTTCGGTGGATGAACACGATGCCATTGTCGATGCCCTCGAAGCGCATGATCCGGTTGCTGCACGGGATGTGGCCAGGAATCATGCACTAAGCCAGTTGGAGGTTGAAAAGCGTGCTGAACTCGCCTGAGATTGTGACCCTTGGCGAATGTATGGCCATGCTGGCCCCGATGGAGGGGAGGCTGGGATCCGCCACGTCACTGAGCATTAGGGCTGCCGGGGCAGAGTCAACCGTTGCCCAGTATCTTGTAGATCTCGGGCATTCCGTCTCCTGGATCAGCAGGCTGGGATCCGACCCGTTGGGTGATCTGGTCCTGGACGAAATCTCCCGGTCGGGCGTCGACACATCGACGGTGGCGCGCGACCCTGAGGCCCGGACAGGGGTGTACTTCAAGGATCCGCAACATACCAAGACTGAAGTGTATTACTACCGCTCCTCCTCCGCGGCCTCCAGGCTGGGGCGCGAGGACATTTCTTCCCTGGACCTTGAGCGGGTCAGGCTCGCCCACGTCTCAGGGATCACGCTGGCGATTTCCTCGACGGCCGCTGACGCCGCCGCTGTTCTTTTTGAGCGAGTCGCGGCCGAAGGCGGACTACGTTCATTCGACGTGAACTACCGACCGGGTTTGTGGTCAGTTGAGTCCGCCGCGCCCGCCATGCTGGAATTCGCCCGCCACTCAGATGTTGTGCTCGTCGGCCGGGACGAAGCGGAGGAATTGTGGGGCGCTCAGGACGCACACAGCATCCGCCGTCTGCTCGGAACCGGCGTCGAATTGGTCGTAAAGGACGCCGATATCGGCGCAACTGCCTACCGGCGCGGTCACGAGCAAGGAGTTTTTGTCCCTGCACCGTACGTTGATGTCGTCGAACCCGTCGGAGCCGGCGATGCTTTTGCCGCCGGGTACCTGTCCGGTGTCCTTCATGGCCTGCCTACCGACGCGAGCCTGTCCCTGGCGCACTCGGTTGCCGGTTTGGCGCTCCGGTCCGTTAACGACCACGTCGACGCCAGTTCAATCCGCGTTCTGCAATAGGAGGAATTACCTTGGATCTGTCCAACGATTACTTTTCGGCACGCTCCAGCCAGGTTCCGCTCATGGCAATCCTGCGTGGTTTCGATCTCCTCAGGACTGTGGAATTGAGTCATCGCGCCTGGGATCTGGGAATGGAACTGGTTGAAGTCCCGATTCAAAACGAAAGGGCAGTGGAGGTCCTCGCCGCCGTCGTCCGGGCGGGTCGTGAACGCGGGGCCGAGGCCGGGGCTGGAACGGTGACTTCCCTGGAGAGAGTGCGCGAGGCCCGCGATGTTGGTGCACGGTTCACCGTCGCCCCGGGATTTGACCCTGCAGTGGCGCAGGCGAGCCTAAGCGAAGGCTTGCCGCACTTGCCCGGCGTGGGCAGTGCCACAGACATCCATAATGCCCTCAAATTGGGCCTGACGTGGATGAAGGCGTTCCCGGCCGTGCAACTTGGCACCGGTTGGATCCAGGCAATGCAGGGTCCCTTCCCGGAGGCGCGTTTCGTGGCCACGGGGGGAATCACGCTGGAGAATGCCGAGGACTTCCTTGGGCAGGGTGCCGGCGTCGTCTCGCTCGGCTCAAGCTTCAACGACGAGCGGCAGTTTGAGCAACTTCCGGATCTCATCTCAAGACTCCGCCCCGGGACCGCCGCCCCATCTCGAGCTGACTGAAGTCAGCATGACCAGCCGGAAGAGCTCACGCGAAGCCCCAACGGGGGAGGACTACCGGCTGATCTGGGTTGGATCCTATACGGATCCTCCCACCAGCCTCGGCGCCGGCATCGGTGCCGTGTCCGCTGAAGCCAACGGCAGGATCCGCTGGCTCGGTACCGCCGTTCGTTCGCCTTCCCCATCGTTCCTGACAGCCCACCCCTGGTTGCCCGTCGTCTACGTCGTGGCCGAGCACCAGGGCACTGTACAGGTTTACCGCCGTGGCCAGGGAACCAGCCTGGATCCCCAGAGCGAGTCATGGCCGGCAGGACGATCGGTATGTCATATCACCATTGACCCGCAGGCCCGGTACCTCATCGCCGCATGCTGGGGCGATGGCCGTGTCATCGCCTACGCCCTGGACGACAAAGGCTCCATTCAAACCCGCCACGAAGCCCCGCGCGCCAGCGACCCGCACAAGCGGGCAGGCACCCTTGCGGCAGGACGTCAAAGCCGCGCGCACGCTTCCATCGTCTTGGACGATGGGCGGGTGATGACCACCGACCTCGGTTTTGACTTGCTCCGGGTATGGAAATACGTCCATGGCCAGGGGTTAGTTCTCGACCACGAGATAACCCTCCCTTTTGGAAGCGGTCCGCGGCATCTGGTACAGCATCCGGGCGGAACTGTTCTCGTGGTGACCGAATACTCGATCGAGGTGGCACTACTCGTCCCCACAAGCGGCGTATACACGCTCAAGGACGTTATGCCGGCCACTGCCACTCCTGCGGTCGATGGTGATTCAGCAGCTGAGATCGCTCTCGCTTTCGGTGGCCGATTCGCATACGTCGGCATCCGGGGATCAAACCGCATGGGCATCCTACGCGTCGATGAACAAGGACGGTCCGTCCGGGCCTTGGCAGAGTTCAGTACCCGCGGCAACTGGCCACGGCACCATCTGATCCTGGGATCCAGGCTGTTCATTGCCCATGAGCGATCCCACGACATCATCTCTATGAAACTGCACCCCCGGACCGGGCTACCCGGTCCGGCAGACTTCCGCGCCCACGTTGGATCGCCCACTGTCCTGATTCCAGCGCCCGTTTCTTGAGGACCTAGCAAATCACATCGAAATATCGTATACTACATACGAAAACTCTTTGACTTCTACTAGGTGGTACTCATGAGCAACGTAGCTCCAACCGTCGGCTCGTCCCCGTCGGCGGCAGCACTCAAATCCCGGCGCCGGACGATGGTCGCCAGTACCGTCGGCACGGTCCTTGAGTGGTACGACTTCAACTTGTATGGGTTGGCGTCGGCCCTCATTTTCGGGCCCCTATTCTTTGGCTCGTCATCCCTTGGCGCGACACTGGCATCGTTTGCAACCTTCGCTGTAGGGTTCGCCGCCCGCCCCATCGGCGGAATCATCCTAGGCAACCTCGGGGACCGAATCGGCCGCAAAAAGGTACTCATTCTGACGTTCATCATCATGGGTATCAGTTCCGCATTGATTGGCTGTCTGCCCACCGTTGACGCCGTCGGCATCCTGGCACCGATCCTCCTGATCGTTCTGCGCGTGGCTCAGGGCTTTGCAGTCGGTGGTGAATTTGCAGGGGCAACTCTGCTCACCATTGAGAACGCTCCGGCTGGAAAACGAGGCCTCTACGGGGCCATTCCCTCGATGGGAACCGGGGCCGGTTTTGTCCTGGCCAGCCTCACCTTTGCCGGTATCTCACTGCTGCCCAAAGAGGACTTCATAGGCTGGGGTTGGCGGCTGCCGTTCCTTTTCAGCATCGTCCTGGTAATCTTTGGGGTCATCGTCCGCAGAAAAATCGACGAGACCCCCGTCTTCCAGGAACTCGCAACGCAGGGCAAAATCAAGCGCGAACCACTGTGGGCGGTCTTCCGGAAACAGCCGGTAGCTGTCATCCGAACCATGGGCGTAACAATCTCCGGGTTCGTGTGGGGCTACCTGATCCAAGCTTTCGCGCTGTCTTATGCGACCAAGCAGCTTGGCATCGACAGCAGCGTCATGCTCTGGGCCATCGCGATAGCGTCGACCCTCGAGATTGCCAGCATTCCATTCTGGGGGTGGATGTCCGACAAGATCGGGCGCAAGCGGATGGTCATCAGCGGTCTGATCTTCACTGCGGCCTATGTCTTCCCCTTCTTCATGCTGCTGGAGACAAGAAGCACCCCGTTGATATTCCTGGCCATGATCATCGCCATTCCCATCGCGAAAGACTCTGTCTTCGGCCCCCAGGCTGCTCTCGTGGCGGAGATGTTCGATTCCCGCGTCCGCTACAGCGGTGTCAGCGCCGGCCGGGAGATCGGAGGCGCCGTCTTTGGAGGAACCGCCCCCTTCATCGGGACAGCGCTCGTAGCCGTCGCGGGCGGATTCTGGCCGGTGGCGCTGTACGTCATCGTCGCCTGCTCCCTTACCGGCTGGGCAACCCTTTCGGGCAAGGAAACCTCAACGCAAGACATCCGCTCTTCCGGGAACCACGCCGCCAACTGAACGGCCGGCGGACCCGCTGACCTCGCCGGATAGCACCGGCATAGTCTCCAGAAGAAATGGAATAACCATGCTGATTGATTTCAAACACAAGACCGCAGTTGTCACTGGCGGGGCCCGCGGGATCGGAGCCGAGATAGCCTCCCGGCTGGCTCTCTCGGGGGCGAAGGTGATCGTGGCCGATGTGGATGCAGCAGCAGCTCAAGCCCACGCTCACTCCATCCAAGCCGGCGGAGGAACAGCCCTTGGCGTGCGGACTGATGTCACCGAAGAAGACTCCGTGGCAGAGCTCATGCACCAGGCCAAGGCCGCATACGGAGCACCGGCAATCCTGATCAACAACGCCGGCATCTCACTGCCCTCACCCTCGTTGGAGGCCACGGTCGAGGCATGGAACAAAGTCCTGGCGGTAAATCTCCTGGGAGCCTTCATTTGTTCAAAAGCAGCGCTGCCGGCCATGAAGTCTGCCGGCTGGGGGCGAATCGTCAATGTGGTCTCATTCGCCGCGAAATCCTCCCCGCTGTACGCGGACAATGCAGCCTACGCCGCTTCAAAGGCCGGCCTGATGGGACTGATCCACAACCTGGCCATCGAGTTCGCGCCCTACGGCATCACTGTGACCGGCGTAGCCCCGGGAATCGTTGAAACCGATATGTTCCGCGCCGCGCACAGCCAAGTAAGACACAGGGAACTCCTGGCAAAACTCCCGATCGGAAGGTTCACCGGAGCAGACGAAGTCGCCTCCCTCATCGCCTTCCTCGCTTCAGATCATGCCTCGTCGATTACCGGCGAGATCATTAACATCAATGGAGGTCTCTACCTTGACTGACCTGACCAGCCCGCAAACACAGGGCGCACTGGCCCTGGCGTCCGATGCCGGACCACTACGCATCATCAAGATCGAAACCGTGGCGTTAGCCGCAAAATTCAGTGACCTCTACCCGAACGCGCAGCAACCTCCCGAATGGTTGCTGTACCCGGCCGCCAGTCACCGGGTTCTTCCCCGCAACGGCCAATACGCCTCCCTGGTAAAGATCCACACCGAAGACGGCAGCGTGGGAATCGGCGAGTGCTATGGGCTCCCCGCCCCCGAAGTCACAGCCACAGTTATCAAAACCATCATGGAACCTCTCCTTCTCGGTCAGGACGCCATGGCAGTAGCGGCCATCTGGCACCGCCTGTTCCAGGGACAGGCAGCGGGTGGACGCACTCGTGGCTTCTATTTGGAGGCCTTGGCCGGAATCGACCTTGCCCTCTGGGATCTGCGCGGGAAAATTCTCAACCAACCGGTCCACCGCTTGCTGGGCGGTCCCATTCGGGACGAAATAAATTGCTACGCGAGCCCGGTCGCCCTGCACGAAAACCCTGAGGATTCTGTCAGTCATGCCATCCAGTACCTGGAAGAAGGATTCAAAGCCATCAAGGTCAAGATCGGCCGCGGTGCCCGGACGGACCGTTTGCACCTTTCCGCTGTCAAGGAAGCCGTTGGTGAAGATATAACCGTCCTCACCGACGCGAACTGCGCCTACGATCTGGACGAAGCAACCAAGGTTGGCGCAGTCCTGCGCGACCTGGATATCGATTGGTTCGAAGAGCCCCTCGCAGTGGACGACCTGGCGAACCTGGCAGAGTTGAGACGCCGGACCGGCCTGACCATGGTGAACGGGGAGACCCAGTTCACCAGCTACGATCTCCGCGATTCCTTGGTTCTCGGTGCCATTGATGTGTTCATGCCCAACGTGGCCCGCTGTGGCGGCATCACCGAAGCCATGAGGATCGCTGCCCTTGCAGCGGCCTTCCACGTCGACATCGCCCCCCACGGCGTTGGCTCCGGGGTCAGTGTCTGCGCCGCACTCCAACTCATGGCTGCCACACCGAATCTGCGAACCTACGAATACAACCGCCTGCCGAACCCACTCAGGGAGTCCCTGCTTAATGACTTCCCGGAATTCACCAACGGCTCCCTCAAGGTCCCCACCTTGCCCGGGCTGGGCTTCACGATCAATGAATCAGTTGTCGACCGTTTTACCGTCAGCACTCACTAGCACCTCAGTCTTTCTCCGCATCGACCGACACTGAAACTGCAACTGCAATGGTGGCTGGCCTGACTGGTCAGCGCGGATAGCACAGCCCAAACGCGTTGTTCAACAAACAGGAGGGAAGTTTCAATGAAGTACGTAAGAAATGCGGTGACACGCATTGATGGCGCTGGTGCTGCTATAGGTCGTTCAGAGCGGGGCGTCCACGGCTGCTGCCTAACCTAAGCGTCCAACTGTCTCCTCGCCTCAGTGGAACGGAGTTCTTTATCATCGACGCGCGTATTGGGACGCTGGAAAGAAGGGTCGCTCAGAGCCCCAGGTTCATTGCCGCGTGGAGTCCTCCTCCTCTGTTGCGTACGCTCCGCAAAGCTTTCTCAAAGAGGTTGAGTTCGGGCTGATCGTAACGCGATATACGAAATGCGAAAGATGTCAAAGGGTGCGATACTGATCGCATGAGCACCCTAGGAGGTCGGCCCCTGGTGGTCGACACGAAGGCCACGCAGATCAGGCACCGCCTCGCCGAGGCGATCATCAATGGCGAGTTCCGCCCCGGTGACCGCATCGTTCTCGACGAGATCGCCCGCGAACTCGGTGTCAGCAAGATTCCGTTGCGCGAGGCCCTCTCGAGCCTCGAAGGTGCCGGCCTCGTCGTCACGACTCCGCACGCCGGTCCGCGAGTCGCGCCGCTGCCGAGGCGAGAGCTCCGCGGGGTCTATCACCTACGAGAAGAGGTCGAGTCCCTCGCGATGCGTCTGGCCATTCCGCGGATGGACGCGGCCCGCATCGCGACCCTACGCGAACTGAACGAACAGATGCGCCGCGGCATCGGACACGCGGACGAGGCGGAGATGAGTGCGCTGAACTCGGAGTTCCATCTCGAGATCGCGCGCGCCACCACGTTCACGAGCATCGCCGACGTCGTCGGCGAACTGCTCACGAAAGTCCGTCGTTACCGTGCCGTAATCGCGGATTTCGCGTCGGACTGGGAGCACGCGATCGCCGAACACGACGAGATCCTGGCGGCCCTGGAAGCGGGCGATGCCGACAGTGCGATCGGGGCGGCACGTCGTCACGTCCGTGCCCGAGGCGAGACCGACGCTCCGGCCGACGCCGAAAACACCTGACGTGTGGTTGACCTGATCGCCATCGTGGAAACCCCTGATCTCGCTGACGCCCGCCGATGATCCGATCGCAACAGCCCGGGAGTACCGCGCCGCCTCGGCCGGTGTCGAGTCCAACGTCACTGTGTGTCGCCTCTCTGGGGCGTTCCAGGACATGGGTATCACGGTTGGGTGGGGATTCCGTTGGTGAGCGCGTGCTGACTGAAATCATGTCCCGCGGAGTGGATATGTCTCTGGTCGTCATGGATGACGACACTCCGACCGGCTTGATGCTCAAGGATCCGAGCGCCATAGGCTCGACCGTCCAGTACAACCGTGTCGGATCTGCGGCGTCCCTGATGACCCCGCACTTCGTACCGCGCGAGGCGCTGTCCGCTGCGAGATTGTGCACGTCACGGGAGTGACGCCCGCGCTGTCGCCGCAGTGCAGGGCGATCGTGGATGCCCTGTCGCGGACGCCCAAGCGGTGGGGACGCACGTCTCATTCAACGTCAACTTCCCGCCCGTGGTTCTGGAAGCTAGGCGATGCTGATGCCGGGCTACTCGACTTCGCGCGTCGCTCCGACATCCGTTTCGTCGGACGCCACGAGGCTGAGGCACCCGGGGTGACGCCACACCGGAGGACATCCGCGAACGCCTCCCTGAGCCCACGCTGCTGGTCGTCTAGGTCGTCGGGGCCGGCGGCACCATAGACGATTGTTCCTTGCCGTACACCTTGACGGACTACCGCGGGCTACGTGCCTGCGCCTCGGCCACTCTCGGGCGGCCAGTGTGCTCGTCTGCATCGACGATCTGCCACCTCTGAAGGAACGACTTCATGACCGACCTCGATTTCACCACCGCTTTCCAGGGGCCCCGGTGATAGCCATCTTGCGCGGTTACGGACCGGAATGCACCCTTGAACTGGCTCAGATCGTCTGGTTGGCCCGCATCACCTGCATCGAGGTGCCCTTGCAGACCTCTGTCGACGCGGATTCGCTCGCCACGCTCGGCGAACAACCTTCGCTTACCTGTAACCTCGCCGGCGCGGGAACCGTGCTCGACGGCGCAAGGAGCAGAACTCGCCCGTTCGCTCGGCCAGAGTTTCACCGTGAGTCCCAGACTCGACGACTAGGTCGTGATCGCATCCCGGGATGCTGCATCTCCCCGGCGTGGCCACCTGCACCGAGATGCAGCGGGCGCGGCGGCTCGGCCTGCAGTGGCAGAAGTGGTTTCCTGCGCAGGAGCGCGGCGCCTCGAGGATTCGGGCAACGCACGGTCCCTTTCCCGACGTCCGATTCGTCGGAACGGGAGGCGTCCAGGCGTCCAACGCCCCGACTTCCTGGCGGCCTGCGCCCGCGCCGTCGCTGCCTGCTTGGCTCTGGAAGACCCACGGCAACTGACGGACCTTGCCGCTCGCGCCACGCGAAAGTTATCGCGTGATGAGTGGATGCCGGCTGCCCCGGTCGGCGGGCCGGCATCCGAGTCATCGATCAGGCGTCTGCGACCCAGAACTGCAGCGCCCCACTGGGCACGGTTGTCGAGAACGACGGACCATTTTTGGCGCCGAGCTGCACAACTCCGATGCCTGATGCATCGGGAACGGTCGCGGTGTACTGGTACCCGCGGAAGATCACGGGGTTCTGCGTGTCAACGTTGAAGGTGAACGGTGTCGTCCCACGATTCGTTACTGCGAAAACCGCTTTACCGGTCGGTGTCTTCCACGCCATGATGCGCTGGTCATACAGTCGCTGCGGTTCCGTGACGATATGGCGCCGCGAGTTCTTGGGCAGGAACTTCACGAACCCTGACACACCATTCCAGTTCACCGGATTGAACTGCCAGTGCCCGACCGGCAGATCGGGAAAATGGTTTGCGCTGAAGTCCGTGTCGTGTGGGGGCCGCCAGAAGCCGAGCCCGTAACCGTAAGACTCGCTGTTCGTCGTCGGCTTCAACGCATGCAGCCAGTACCAAGTCGGTGACTTCACGAACGTGAACCAGTTCATGATTGACTGCGCAGTGTTGAGCATGTTCGGCGTCTGTCCGGTGAGGTACTCGAACTCGTTGGTGAAGACGGGTTTACCCAACGACGCCGACTGGTTGAAGTCGTTGTCCATCTGGTAGTTGCTGTTGAGTCCGATGCGGTGATAGCTCCACGCATCAACGTGTGCTGTCGCCGCCGGATCGGACTTGATTCGCACTCCACCGGCCGAGTTCCAGCCGTCCATGCTGTCGACGCTGATCAGAATGCCCGGATCGATGCCATGAATGAGCGGGGCGACCCTCTTGAAAAGTTGGTAGTACTGCTCGCCGCTGTACTTGCACTGACTGTACTGAGAGTTGTTGTAGATCGGCTCGTTCTGCATGCCCCACTGTGCGACCGGGATGCCGTTCGCGATGAGGTAGCGCACGTCCTGTGCCATCGCCGCGGCCATTTCATCGAGAAACGCTGGCTCGGTCGACTTGATCGTGCCTCCGATATAGCTGTTCGTCGTCTTCCACGCCGGCGCAGGCGACCAGTACTCCGCTGAGACGCCTTCCATCTTTGCATCACGGATGAGCGCCGCCAGTCCCGCCGCCTGACCGGGAAACCTCTCGATAACATGCTTGCTCTCGGAATCGAGACCCCGGAAGTAGAGTCCCAGGGCCAGGCGCAAATATCGGAAACCGCCGTCGACCCGCCCCGCCATCAGCATCTGGCTGACGAAACGGTCTCGCTCCGACGGTGTGAGATCGAAAGGAACAGACGACGTGCTTGCAGGTAGCCCGTTGTTCGCGCTCCCGATCGAATCCGATTGAATCTCGACCCCCAGGCCCTCGATCAGCTGATCGGGCGCCTCCTCGAAGCGCAAGACGTACACGCCGTCCTGCGCCAACGCCGAAGCCTTCGTCCCGACACTCCATTGGATCCCAATCCCCGCAAGGGTCGCGGCTGTACCTGCCATAATCTGCCGGCGCGTGAGACCGGTGGAACCTGCTCTGGACACTGTGCCCTCCTTCTCCTCGTTGAGATATCAGTTAACGATATACGAAGTACGAAATTCGTCAAGAGTGTGAATTCAGTCATCCGACGTAGGGCAGGCTATGGCCAGGGTCGAGCACATCGACCGCAAAATCTCCCGTCGCCTCGAGCGGTAATTCCCGGAAGATCGCGCGAGTGCTCAAGATCAGCGGTCGAGACCATCACTGAAATGTCGTCGAGGCCGCCTGATTGAACTCGACACGGCGGCGTAATGGCGCGGACTTCAGAGCGCAGTTCGCCGGAACCGGGAGGCGTTTCAGCGGTTCCTATTCAGCGGATTCTGCAACAGGGTCACTTCAGCTTTACCTAAGATCCGCTATTGGCGCCCGAGTAGGACGAGTAGAAGTAGAAGAGATAACTCGTCCGACCTGTCTTGGAGCGTTTTCCCACGTCAGAGACTCGTCCGCGAACGACGCCGTTGAATGATGATCGGCACGGCGACGGCGTCATTGCGGGCAGTAGCGGCGTTTTCACTCATTAAATGAGACATTCTTGCGTAGAGTTTTTGCTGTGAACATCGAACCGGGCGGATTCCTGCCTTTCTGAACACTGAGAAGATTGGGCTCCTGCCGGCTGAAGACCGGGTTTTCGAAGCGATGCTTGATGGTTGGCGTGCGCAGATGCTGATACGCGGGCTCTCGACCGCGTATGTCAAGAGCTCCTGCAGTGTCGTTGAGCGGTTCCAGGACCACGCGAAGGAGTATCCGTGGACGTGGTCGGCACGCCATGTGGACGAGTTCCTCGCGGACCGGTGCAGTTCAGG of the Paenarthrobacter sp. A20 genome contains:
- a CDS encoding GntR family transcriptional regulator; translation: MGSMLGRDAQVVTRTKADIVREMVEEAIMSGRLGPGERIVVDTIVSETGVSKIPVREALGRLVSSGLVDQSPNSGYKVATVSLHEIHGIYLLRTEVEGLCAQLAATSIGQAAISDLRSINAQMRERIAGGDTRALSDFNRRFHVSIAKATSFESLADASEDLLSKVHRYRSVATRSAEHWRASVDEHDAIVDALEAHDPVAARDVARNHALSQLEVEKRAELA
- a CDS encoding PfkB family carbohydrate kinase yields the protein MLNSPEIVTLGECMAMLAPMEGRLGSATSLSIRAAGAESTVAQYLVDLGHSVSWISRLGSDPLGDLVLDEISRSGVDTSTVARDPEARTGVYFKDPQHTKTEVYYYRSSSAASRLGREDISSLDLERVRLAHVSGITLAISSTAADAAAVLFERVAAEGGLRSFDVNYRPGLWSVESAAPAMLEFARHSDVVLVGRDEAEELWGAQDAHSIRRLLGTGVELVVKDADIGATAYRRGHEQGVFVPAPYVDVVEPVGAGDAFAAGYLSGVLHGLPTDASLSLAHSVAGLALRSVNDHVDASSIRVLQ
- a CDS encoding bifunctional 4-hydroxy-2-oxoglutarate aldolase/2-dehydro-3-deoxy-phosphogluconate aldolase, with protein sequence MDLSNDYFSARSSQVPLMAILRGFDLLRTVELSHRAWDLGMELVEVPIQNERAVEVLAAVVRAGRERGAEAGAGTVTSLERVREARDVGARFTVAPGFDPAVAQASLSEGLPHLPGVGSATDIHNALKLGLTWMKAFPAVQLGTGWIQAMQGPFPEARFVATGGITLENAEDFLGQGAGVVSLGSSFNDERQFEQLPDLISRLRPGTAAPSRAD
- a CDS encoding beta-propeller fold lactonase family protein → MTSRKSSREAPTGEDYRLIWVGSYTDPPTSLGAGIGAVSAEANGRIRWLGTAVRSPSPSFLTAHPWLPVVYVVAEHQGTVQVYRRGQGTSLDPQSESWPAGRSVCHITIDPQARYLIAACWGDGRVIAYALDDKGSIQTRHEAPRASDPHKRAGTLAAGRQSRAHASIVLDDGRVMTTDLGFDLLRVWKYVHGQGLVLDHEITLPFGSGPRHLVQHPGGTVLVVTEYSIEVALLVPTSGVYTLKDVMPATATPAVDGDSAAEIALAFGGRFAYVGIRGSNRMGILRVDEQGRSVRALAEFSTRGNWPRHHLILGSRLFIAHERSHDIISMKLHPRTGLPGPADFRAHVGSPTVLIPAPVS
- a CDS encoding MFS transporter, with translation MSNVAPTVGSSPSAAALKSRRRTMVASTVGTVLEWYDFNLYGLASALIFGPLFFGSSSLGATLASFATFAVGFAARPIGGIILGNLGDRIGRKKVLILTFIIMGISSALIGCLPTVDAVGILAPILLIVLRVAQGFAVGGEFAGATLLTIENAPAGKRGLYGAIPSMGTGAGFVLASLTFAGISLLPKEDFIGWGWRLPFLFSIVLVIFGVIVRRKIDETPVFQELATQGKIKREPLWAVFRKQPVAVIRTMGVTISGFVWGYLIQAFALSYATKQLGIDSSVMLWAIAIASTLEIASIPFWGWMSDKIGRKRMVISGLIFTAAYVFPFFMLLETRSTPLIFLAMIIAIPIAKDSVFGPQAALVAEMFDSRVRYSGVSAGREIGGAVFGGTAPFIGTALVAVAGGFWPVALYVIVACSLTGWATLSGKETSTQDIRSSGNHAAN
- a CDS encoding SDR family NAD(P)-dependent oxidoreductase codes for the protein MLIDFKHKTAVVTGGARGIGAEIASRLALSGAKVIVADVDAAAAQAHAHSIQAGGGTALGVRTDVTEEDSVAELMHQAKAAYGAPAILINNAGISLPSPSLEATVEAWNKVLAVNLLGAFICSKAALPAMKSAGWGRIVNVVSFAAKSSPLYADNAAYAASKAGLMGLIHNLAIEFAPYGITVTGVAPGIVETDMFRAAHSQVRHRELLAKLPIGRFTGADEVASLIAFLASDHASSITGEIININGGLYLD
- a CDS encoding mandelate racemase/muconate lactonizing enzyme family protein yields the protein MTDLTSPQTQGALALASDAGPLRIIKIETVALAAKFSDLYPNAQQPPEWLLYPAASHRVLPRNGQYASLVKIHTEDGSVGIGECYGLPAPEVTATVIKTIMEPLLLGQDAMAVAAIWHRLFQGQAAGGRTRGFYLEALAGIDLALWDLRGKILNQPVHRLLGGPIRDEINCYASPVALHENPEDSVSHAIQYLEEGFKAIKVKIGRGARTDRLHLSAVKEAVGEDITVLTDANCAYDLDEATKVGAVLRDLDIDWFEEPLAVDDLANLAELRRRTGLTMVNGETQFTSYDLRDSLVLGAIDVFMPNVARCGGITEAMRIAALAAAFHVDIAPHGVGSGVSVCAALQLMAATPNLRTYEYNRLPNPLRESLLNDFPEFTNGSLKVPTLPGLGFTINESVVDRFTVSTH
- a CDS encoding GntR family transcriptional regulator; the encoded protein is MSTLGGRPLVVDTKATQIRHRLAEAIINGEFRPGDRIVLDEIARELGVSKIPLREALSSLEGAGLVVTTPHAGPRVAPLPRRELRGVYHLREEVESLAMRLAIPRMDAARIATLRELNEQMRRGIGHADEAEMSALNSEFHLEIARATTFTSIADVVGELLTKVRRYRAVIADFASDWEHAIAEHDEILAALEAGDADSAIGAARRHVRARGETDAPADAENT
- a CDS encoding PfkB family carbohydrate kinase: MIRSQQPGSTAPPRPVSSPTSLCVASLGRSRTWVSRLGGDSVGERVLTEIMSRGVDMSLVVMDDDTPTGLMLKDPSAIGSTVQYNRVGSAASLMTPHFVPREALSAARLCTSRE